The genome window TCGTTGCCGGCGCGCGAGAGCACCTCGCCCCGCTGCCTCCCGTCGAAGTAGGCCAGCGGCAGCCGCGCGAGCTTGGCCTGCGTCCGCTCCCGCAGCCGGAAGACCAGCCGCTGCACGACGGTCGCGGTCGTCCGCTGCTGGACGAAGGAGAGGCCGAACGCGGTCAGGTAGCAGGCGAGGGCGGCCAGCAGGATCCGGCCGGTCGTGGCGAGGTCCACCCCGTGGCGCCCGGTCACGGCCGACAGCACCACGTCGGTGGCCGCGCCGAGCAGCCGGGGGACCGCCACGGTCAGGGTCACGGCCCCGGCCGCGCAGGCCAGGGCGGTCACGGCGAGCGGGAGTTCCGGGCGGGCGTCCGAAAGCAGGCGCCGGACGACGCCTCGTTCCCGGGCTGTCATGCGGCCACCTCCAGGCCTGTCTGGGAGGACACGATGTCGCGGTAGGCGGGGCAGGAGGCCAGCAGCTCCTCGTGGGTGCCGGTCCCGGCGACCCGGCCCTCGTCGAGCACCACCACCCGGTCGGCGTGCCGTGCCGAGGAGATCCGCTGGGCGACCAGGAGGACGGCGACGTCGCGGGTCTGCCGCGCCAGCGCGTCGGTGAGCGCCCGCTCGGTGACCGGGTCGAGCGCGGAGAACGGGTCGTCGAGCAGCAGGACCCGGGGCCGGGCGACCAGGGCCCGCGCCACCGTCAGGCGCTGGCGCTGGCCGCCGGACAGCGAGGTGCCCCCCTGCCCGAGCGGCGTCTCCAGGCCCTCGGGCAGCGAATCGACGAAGTCGCGCGCCTGCGCGACCTCCAGCGCGTGCCACAGCTCCGCGTCCGTCGCCTCGGGCCTGCCGTACCTGAGATTGGCGGCGATGGTGCCGGAGAACAGGTACGGCCGCTGCGGCACCAGCCCGACGACGCCGGCCGGTTCCTCCGGCGGCAGCGACGCGAGGTCGGTCCCGTCCAGGAGCACCTGCCCGCCGGCCGGGCCGAGCAGCCGGGCGACCAGGTTCAGCAGGGTGGTCTTGCCCGAGCCGGTGGAGCCGACGATCGCGACGGTCTCGCCGGGCCGGACGACGAGGTTCACGCCGCGCAGCACCGGTTCCTCGGCGCCCGGATAGCGCACGTGCGCGTCGCGGACCTCCACCTCGCCCCGCCAGATCCGGTCGGCGCGGGCCGGTGACGCGAGCGGCTCCGTGCCGGTCTCCAGCACCTCGCGCACCCGCAGGGCGGAGACCCGGGCACGCGGCGCGGCCAGGACCGTGAAGGTCGCGAGCAGGGCGGACCCCAGGATCACGGCCAGGTAGTTGAGGAACGCGACCAGCGAGCCCACCTGGGTGACGCCGTCGTCGACGAGGTGCCCGCCGTACCACACGACCGCCACGCCGCAGAGGTTGCCGATCAGCATTCCGGCGGGGTACATCACGGCCGCCAGCCGCGCCGCGCGTACGGACGCGTCCAGCAGCGTGCCGTTGGCCTCGGCGAACCTGGCGCGTTCGCGCTCCTCGGCGGCGAACGCCCGGACGACCCGGACGCCGGCGATCTGCTCGCGGACGAGCCTGTTGGCCTGGTCCACGCCGCGCTGCGTCGCCTGCGACAGCGGGGTGAGCCGGCGCAGGATCGCCCACAGGACGGCCGACAGCGCGGGCAGCGCGACCAGCAGCAGCGTGGACAGGCGCAGATCCTGCCGCAGCGCCATGACCACCCCGCCGAGGAAGATCATCGGTGTCGCGGCCAGGCCGGTCAGGCCCATGAAGACCAGCGTCTGCACCTGCTGCACGTCGCCGACGCTGCGGGTGATCAGGGACGGCACGCCGAAGCGGCCCACCTCCCGGGAGGAGAACGACAGGACCTTCGCGTAGACGGCCGCGCGCAGGTCCCGGCCGACGGCGGCGGCGGTTCCGGCGGCGAGGACTCCCACCACGGCCGAGCACAGGACCTGTGCGAGCGTCCCGGCCGCCATGAGGCCGCCCAGACGCACGATCAGCCCGGTGTCGCCGCGCAGCACGCCGTCGTCGATGAGCGTGGCGTTGATCGTGGGCAGCAGGAGGGCGGCGAGCGCCTGCGCGATCTGGAGCACGCCGATCAGGGCGACCGCGCCTCGGCGGGGTCGCAGAGCGGAGCGGAGCAGGGATCTCACCTCAGCCTCCGTACGGCCGGGCCGACCGCGCCTCGCGCAGGGCCCGCCCGAACCAGACCAGCTCGTCGAGCATGACCTTGGCGGCGCCCTCGGGGCCCGCGGGGTCCTTCGGCCAGTTCCCTTCCGGGTCGAACAGCGTCCAGGGGCTCCGGAAGGCGACGGAGTCGCGGATCGTCACCGCGTGCAGCTCGGCGAAGACGAGCCTGAGCTGCTCGACGGCCCGCAGGCCGCTGGACATGCCGCCGTAGCAGACGAACCCGACGGGCTTGGCCGCCCACTCCCGGTGGTAGCTGTCGATCATCAGCTTGAGCGCCGCGGGGAAGCTGCGGTTGTACTCCGGGGTCACCACGACGAAGGCGTCCGCGGCCTCCACCCGGGGCCGGAGCCCGGTGACCTCCGCAGGCTTCTCGCCGCCGAAGTGCCCGCGCAGCCCGTCGGGGAGCCGGGTCTCGGCCAGATCGATCACGTCGAGCGCGACGTCGTCGCGTCGCTCCGCCTGACCGGCGAACCAGTTGGCGACGAGGGGCGCCACCCTCCCGTCCCGGACGCTTCCGATGATCATCGCCACGTTGAGCCGGTCGTCTCCGGACATGGTTCCTCCACGAGGTGTGTACGTCGTACGCAACGAGTACACCGTACGCGCTAGCGCGTACGGTGTACAAGTCCAAGTACGATGTACACATCGAAGCGGGAGGAGCACGACGATGGCCGGGAAGAGAGCGGACGACACCGGGGGTGACACGGGGGATGGCGTTCACGAGTCCATCTGGGAGCGGATGGAGCGGCCCGCCCGGCCGCCCCGCGCGGCGCTGACCCATGCGCAGATCGCCGCGGCGGCCGTGGAGATCGCGGACGCCGAGGGGCTCGACGCGGTCTCGATGCGCCGGCTGGCCGAGCGGCTCGGCGTCGCGACCATGGGCCTGTACCGCTACGTGCGCGGCAAGGACGACGTGATCGAGCTGATGGTGGACGCGGTCTACGCCGGGGAGGGGCCGCCGGCGGAGGGCCGCGACTGGCGGGAGGTGCTGCACGGGTCCGCCCTGCGGCTGCGCGCCCTCATGCTGCGCCATCCCTGGCTGGTGGAGACCACCGCGCAGGCCGCGCCGCTGACCCCGAACTTCGTCGCGCGCGCCGACCGGCTGCTCGCGTCGCTGTACGGCCTCGGCCTCGACGCCGACACGGCGATGACGGTCCTCGACACGGTCGACGCGTTCGTCAGCGGGGCGACCACCGCCCGGATCAGGATGGCCCGGCTGATGCGCAAGGAGGGCGCGGAGAAGATGGACGACCTGCGCGACCGCTACTCGTCGCGGATGAAGTGGCTGCTGGAGTCGGGCCGCTATCCCGCGTTCGAGCGCTACATCCGCGAGGGCGTCAGGAAGGACGACGACGACTGGCAGTTCGAGCTGGGCCTGGAGTCCGTGCTCGACGGCGTCGCCGCCCGGCTGGGAATCTGACGATCCCCGCGGGTTGACCTTGAGTCCGCTCCAGGTACCACACTCGGGAGCCGTTCCCCGATCCACAACGCTCATGGAGGACGGCATGACACAGGTGCAACTCGCGCTGGGCGCCATGCACTTCGGGACCCGGCTCGACGAGCGGGCCTCGTTCGATCTGCTGGACCGGTTCGTCGCGGCGGGCGGCACCGTGATCGACACCGCCGACTGCTACGCGTTCTGGGCCGATCCGAGCGGCCACGGCGGGCACAGCGAGCGGGTCGTCGGCGAGTGGCTGGCACGGCGGCCCGGTATGCGCGACCGCGTTCTCCTCAGCACGAAGGCGGGGGCGGAGCCGGTCGGCGACGGCGAGTGGCCGGCCAACCGGGAGGGCCTGTCGGCGACCGCGATCAAGGCGGCGGCCGAGGGCAGCCTGCGCCGGCTGGGCACCGACCGCGTCGACCTCTACTGGCTGCACATGGAGGACAGGTCGGTGCCGCTCGAGGAGACGGCCCAGGCGCTCTCCCAGCTGGTCGAGTCCGGTACGGTCGCCCGCGTCGGGGCCTCCAACCACGCCCTGTGGCGCGTGGAGCGCGCCCGCCGGCTCGCCGGGGCGAACGGATGGGCCGACTGGACGGCGCTGCAGCTGCGCCACTCGTACGTCAAGCCGCGGCCGGACGCGCGGGTGGCCGACCAGGGCCACCGGTTCGGCTGGGTGACCGACGAGGTGCTCGACTACGTGGCGTCCGATCCCACGGTGGACCTGTGGGCCTACACGGCGCTGCTGAACGGCGGATACGTGCGCGAGGACCGGCCGCTGCCGGAGCCCTACGACCACCCGGGCACGGCGCGGCGGCTGGCCGTCCTCGACGAGGTGGCGGCCGAGCTGGGCGTCGGCCGCAACCAGGTGGTGCTGGCGTGGCTGACCGGCGGCGCCCCGCCGGTCACGCCGGTCGTGGGCGTCAGCACGGCCGGGCAACTGGAGGAGGCGCTGGCCGGGGTGGCGCTGGAGCTGCCCGGCGAGCTGCGCCGCCGCCTCGACGAGGCCGCCTGACCCCCGCACGCCTCAGGAGCTGGGCGGGGGGATCATTCGCCTGGTCGCCTCGTGCGCCCTGCGGACCATCTCGGCCCGGGGGAAGCCGCTCCGCTTGCGGGCCGTCTCCTCGTTGCCGCCGGCGATCCGGACCGGGCCGTCGGCGAGGTGCTCCAGGCCCTCGCGGGCCACGTCGCCGGGCTCGGCCACGTTGAGCCCGGGCAGGTCCATCCGCAGCCCCGCCCGCTCCATCGCCGGGGTGCGGGTCACGCCGAGGACGAGTTCGAGCACGTGCACGCCGTGCTCGCCCAGCTCCAGCCACAGCCCTTCGGCGAAGACGCGGCTGAACGCCTTGACCGCGGAGTAGACGCTGATCTGCGCCTGGCCCATGTACCCGGCGAGCGAGCCGACCAGGATGATCCCGCCGCGGCGGCGCTCGCGCATCAGCGCGCCGAAGTGGTGGGTGAGCGCGAGCTGGGCGGTGATGTTGAGGTCGATGACCCCCTGCACCCGGTCGAGGTCGCCGGTCACGAACTCGTGGCCGTAGCTGTTGGCGCCCGCGTTGAAGATCAGCAGGCCCACCTCGACGTCGTCGGTCACCGCGCGGACGGCCTTGAGCGCGCCCGGGTCGGTCAGGTCGAGCTCCAGCGTGCGCACCTCGGCGCCCTTCGCCCTGACCTGCTCGGCCGTCTCGGCCAGCGGCCCGGGCTTGCGGGCGACGAGCACGAGGTTGAGCCCGGCGTCGGCGAGCTGGTGGGCGAACGCGGCGCCCACTCCCTCGGAGCCGCCCGCGACGACGGCCCAGGGGCCGTACACGTCCTTGTCGATCACGATTCCTCCGGTACGGCGATCTCGCCGTCGAGCGCGGCCTGGACGATGGACTCCCGCAGCGCCGCGCAGCCGGGGAAGACTCCCGCGCCGGCGGTGCGGCGCTCCTGGCAGGTCCCGGCCGCCTCGGCGTTCCACTGGACGCTGGTCTGGTGCCAGCTCGCCTTGCGCACCTCGACCCCGGCGCCGCACCGGCGGCAGGTCAGCGGCTGCATGGGCGCGTCGAGCAGCCGGTCGTCCGGGCGGATCGTCATGCCGGCCGGCCTTCCGCCGCCTTGCGGGCGAGGTTCTCCTCGACCTCCCTCTTCCACGCCTCGACCGGGCGGGTGGTGTCGAGCTCGAACTCGAAGCGCTCCACCATCTCCGGCCTGACGTCGGCGACGTCCACGTAGAACTGCTCGTACCAGCGGCGCAGCTGGTAGACCGGGCCGTCCTCCTCGCACAGCAGCGGGTTGTCGATGCGGGCCTTGTTCTTCCAGATCTGCACGTCCTGGTCGAAGCCCTTGAGGATGAAGGTGCTCATCTTCCTGGCCATCTCGTCGGCCGCGGGCCCGGGGAGCTTGTCGGTGCGCTGCACGATGATCCCCGAGTGCAGCACGAACGAGTTCGCGTCGATCGGGTAGTGGGCGTTGATCAGGACCGAGTTGATGTCCATGGTGTCGTAGTGGTAGGTCAACTCGTCGATCATGAACGACGGCCCGTGGTACGACGCGACCGAGTCGTTGCCGAGCAGCTTGGGCTCGCCGTCCTTGGCGGGCGGGCGGGTGTCCTGCCGGCCGGTGCCCTTCATGATCTGCGTGGCGACGTGGCCCTCGAAGATGTTCTTGAAGTACGTCGGGAACGAGTAGTGGACGTAGAAGAAGTGCGCCATGTCGACGACGTTGTCCACGACCTCGCGGCAGTTGGTGTTCACGACGGTCTCGGTCCAGACCCAGTCGGTCCAGTCGTCGCGGGTCGCGCCCTCCATCCGGGGGATCGTGACCTCCGGCGGCGGCGGGTTGCCCTCCGGGTCGTTCCACACGAACAGCAGGCCGTCCTGGTCCATCGTGGTCCAGGCGGCGGTGCGGGCGCGCAGCGGGACGCGGCGCGAGTAGGGGATCTTCTTGCAGCGGCCGTCGCCGCCCCAGCGCCAGTCATGGAACGGGCAGGCGATCTCGTCGCCCTTGATCGTGCCCTGCGACAGGTCCCCGCCCATGTGCCGGCAGTAGGCGTCGAGCACGTTGAGTCTGCCGTCGCCGCTCCGGAAGACCACGAGCTTCTGGCCGAAGGCCCTCACCGTGTGCGGCCTGCCGTCCTTGAACTTCTCCGACAGGCCCAGGCAGTGCCAGCCCCGGGCGAACCGGGTGGGGACCGCCTCCGCCTCGATTCTGCGGATGTCGTCGTTCCCGGCTTCTACTGCAGTCACGTTGATCCGACCCTTCAGGACGCACGTACTCTCAGTCCGCCAAGGTAGGAGCCGCGGCGGCCCGCCGGACGTCGAGTCCCATTGGCCGGGAGTGCCCTGACATGCGGTCATCGGCTCCACGCACCATCATGGACGGCATCTGACCGACGAGCGCGACACGGAGAGCCCCCACATGAGCAACGAGGTCCTGGACGCGGTTCGCACGCTGCTGCCGAAGATCGCCGAACGGGCCCGGTCCACCGACGAGGACCGCCGGGTCCCCGCCGAGTCGATCAGGGAGCTCGTCCAGGCCGGGGTCTTCCGCATGCTGCAGCCCAAGAGGTACGGCGGCGCGGAGAGCGACCCGGTGAGCTTCTACGAGGTGGTCAGGGAGATCTCCGCGGTGTGCGGGTCCACCGGCTGGACCGTCTCCGTCCTCGGCGTGCACCCCTGGCAGCTCGCCCTGTTCGACGAGGCCGCCCAGGACGAGGTGTGGGGGAGCGACCAGGACGCGCTGATCTCCTCGTCGTACGCGCCGGTCGGACGGCTCGTCCCCGCCGAGGGCGGCTACCGGCTGTCCGGCCGGTGGCGGTTCTCCTCCGGCTGCGAGCACGCCTCGTGGGCGATGGTGGGCGGCCTGGTCCTCGGGGACCAGGGCAAGCCGGTGGACTTCATGACCGTGCTGGTGCCCCGCTCCGACTATCTGATCGCGGACGTGTGGGACGTCATCGGGCTGCGCGGCACGGGCAGCAACGACATCGTCGTCGAGGACGCGTTCGTGCCCGCGCACCGCGTGATGCGCAACTACGAGATGGCGCAGCTGCGCGGCCCGGGCCAGAAGGTGAACCCCGGCCCGCTCTACCGCATCCCGTTCGGCACCGTGTTCACCACCACGATCACCGCCCCGGTCATCGGGATGGCGGCCGGGTGCTACCGGTCGTACGTGACCGCCATGCGCGACCGCGTACGGCTCAGCCTGGGCGGCGGCCGGTTCGCCGAGGACCAGTTCGCGCAGGTCGCGGTCGCCAGGGCGGCGTCGGAGATCGACGCGGCGATCCTGCAGACCGACCGCAACGTGCGGGAGGTGTACGAGCACGCGGTGCGGGGCGAGACGATCCCGGCCGAGCTGCGGCTGCGGGTGCGCCGGGACCAGGTGCGCGCCACCGAACGGGCGCTGGAGGCGATCGACATCCTGTTCAAGACCGCCGGGGGCAACTCGCTCAGCCGGGGCAACCCGATCGAGCGGGCCTGGCGTGACGCCCACGCGGGCAGCGTCCACGTGGCCAACGACGTCGAGCGGGCCCTCGCGATGTACGGCAAGGGCGAGTTCGGCCTGGCCGTCGAGGACAACCTCATCTGACGGCGGGAGGAAGGGCCCGGACGCGCCGCGTCCGGGCCCTTGCCATTCCTGTCAGCAGGTGGGCGCGGGCGTTCCCCCGGCGAGGATCGTCCGCGCGAACGCCAGCGCGTCGTCGAACGAGGCCGCGACCGAGGCCCGGTGGTCGGCGCCGGCGTAGGTCCGGTAGGTGACCTTCGCCGCGCCCGCGCACAGGTCGGCGACCATGAGGTCGGTCGTCTGCTTCGGCACCAGGACGTCGGCCGTGCCCTGGGCGACCAGGGTGGGCACCCGGACCTTCAGCCCGGCCGGCTCCTGCGCCCGCAGGTAACCGGTCAGGGTCCCGGTGTCGGCGCCGGGCCGGAACACGCTGCTCACGTTCGTGTCCGCCGCGACCGCCCGCACCTGGTCCATGCACCCCGTGCGCGCCGCGTCGAGCAGCGGCCGCACCTCGTCGGTGACCAGCTCCTCCGGCCTGATCGCGGGGTCGGCCGCCGCCGCGCCGAGCAGGATCGTGGGCAGGAAGGCCAGCGCGTCCTTCGCGCCCGGCATGGCCCTCAGGTAGGCCACGGTCTGGGAGTAGCCCCAGCCGCCGGGGGCGACGGCGATCGCGCCGCGCAGCCGCACGTCGCCGCGCTCACCGGTGGCGGCGGCCGTGAACAGCGCGGCGTGCCCGCCCTGGCTGTGCCCGGCGGCGAACCAGTCGCGGCCGATGCGCGGGTCCACGCGGCGGGCCGCGCGCACCATGTCGATCACGCTGGCCGCCGCGCTCCGCCCGTTCATGTACGGATGCCCGCCCGGGGTGCCGAGGCCCTCGTAGTCGGTGCGCACGACGGCGAAGCCGTGTGCCACCCAGGCATCGAGTGTGGGGTTCACCGAGGCCAGGTAGCCGTGGGCGGGCCCGTCGGCGGTGTCGGCCGAGGGGGCGCAGACGTCCGCCGTGCCCGTGGTGCCGTGCGCCCAGCTGATCACCGGCCAGCCGCCGGGCGGCGGCGGCGTCGCCGGCACGGACACCACACCCGACACGGTGACGCGCTCACCCGAGGCGCCCTCGGAGACGTAGGTGACGTACCAGTCGCGGGCCGCGCTCGGCAGCGCCGCCGCGCCGGTCAGCGGACGGGCGGACAGCGGCGTGCCGCGCAGCCCCGGAGGGACGGTGCCCGCGACCGCGCCGGCATCGGCCGCCTGGACGGGGGCGGCCGCGGCGGGCGCCGCGATCGCCACGGCGGTCAGGGCGGCCAGGGACAGCGCCCTGAGACGGGACCGGGGGAATGACATCGGTGATCCTTTCAACGTGCCATGTCCTTGACGGCCCGGTAGGCGAAGACCATGGCCGAACCGATCGGGACACCGGGGCCGGGGTAGCGGCGCCCGGAGAACGAGGCGCTGGTGTTGCCCGCGGCGTACAGGCCGGGGATCGGCCGTCCGTCCCCGGTGAGCACCCGTCCGTCGGGGTCGGTGCGCAGGCCGCCCTTGGTGCCGAGGTCGCTGAGCACCACCCGGGCGGCGTAGTAGGGCGGGGTGTCCAGCGGGACCAGGCAGGGGTTCGGCGCCTCGGACTGCCCGGCGAAGAACCGGTCGTAGGGGTCCTCGCCGCGGTGGAAGTCCTCGTCCACGCCGGTCGCGGCGAAGCCGTTGAACCGCTCGACGGTGTGCCGCAGCGCCTCGCGCGGCACGCCGATGAGCTCCGCCAGCTCCTCCAGGGTGCCGGCGCGCACCCAGGTGCCGGCCTCCAGGTGCTCCTCGGCGCGGCGTCCCGGCAGTGAGATCGCCGGGAGCCGCCCGCCGAACCGGGAGTCGAAGATCAGGTGGGCGGGCATGCGGCCGGGCTCGGCGATCATCTCGCGGCCCATCCGGTCGTACGGCAGCGACTCGTTGGCGAAGCGGCGGCCGGACGCGTCGACCATGAGCCCG of Microbispora sp. ZYX-F-249 contains these proteins:
- a CDS encoding ABC transporter ATP-binding protein, encoding MRSLLRSALRPRRGAVALIGVLQIAQALAALLLPTINATLIDDGVLRGDTGLIVRLGGLMAAGTLAQVLCSAVVGVLAAGTAAAVGRDLRAAVYAKVLSFSSREVGRFGVPSLITRSVGDVQQVQTLVFMGLTGLAATPMIFLGGVVMALRQDLRLSTLLLVALPALSAVLWAILRRLTPLSQATQRGVDQANRLVREQIAGVRVVRAFAAEERERARFAEANGTLLDASVRAARLAAVMYPAGMLIGNLCGVAVVWYGGHLVDDGVTQVGSLVAFLNYLAVILGSALLATFTVLAAPRARVSALRVREVLETGTEPLASPARADRIWRGEVEVRDAHVRYPGAEEPVLRGVNLVVRPGETVAIVGSTGSGKTTLLNLVARLLGPAGGQVLLDGTDLASLPPEEPAGVVGLVPQRPYLFSGTIAANLRYGRPEATDAELWHALEVAQARDFVDSLPEGLETPLGQGGTSLSGGQRQRLTVARALVARPRVLLLDDPFSALDPVTERALTDALARQTRDVAVLLVAQRISSARHADRVVVLDEGRVAGTGTHEELLASCPAYRDIVSSQTGLEVAA
- a CDS encoding NADPH-dependent FMN reductase; protein product: MSGDDRLNVAMIIGSVRDGRVAPLVANWFAGQAERRDDVALDVIDLAETRLPDGLRGHFGGEKPAEVTGLRPRVEAADAFVVVTPEYNRSFPAALKLMIDSYHREWAAKPVGFVCYGGMSSGLRAVEQLRLVFAELHAVTIRDSVAFRSPWTLFDPEGNWPKDPAGPEGAAKVMLDELVWFGRALREARSARPYGG
- a CDS encoding TetR/AcrR family transcriptional regulator, yielding MAGKRADDTGGDTGDGVHESIWERMERPARPPRAALTHAQIAAAAVEIADAEGLDAVSMRRLAERLGVATMGLYRYVRGKDDVIELMVDAVYAGEGPPAEGRDWREVLHGSALRLRALMLRHPWLVETTAQAAPLTPNFVARADRLLASLYGLGLDADTAMTVLDTVDAFVSGATTARIRMARLMRKEGAEKMDDLRDRYSSRMKWLLESGRYPAFERYIREGVRKDDDDWQFELGLESVLDGVAARLGI
- a CDS encoding aldo/keto reductase, which encodes MTQVQLALGAMHFGTRLDERASFDLLDRFVAAGGTVIDTADCYAFWADPSGHGGHSERVVGEWLARRPGMRDRVLLSTKAGAEPVGDGEWPANREGLSATAIKAAAEGSLRRLGTDRVDLYWLHMEDRSVPLEETAQALSQLVESGTVARVGASNHALWRVERARRLAGANGWADWTALQLRHSYVKPRPDARVADQGHRFGWVTDEVLDYVASDPTVDLWAYTALLNGGYVREDRPLPEPYDHPGTARRLAVLDEVAAELGVGRNQVVLAWLTGGAPPVTPVVGVSTAGQLEEALAGVALELPGELRRRLDEAA
- a CDS encoding SDR family NAD(P)-dependent oxidoreductase, translated to MIDKDVYGPWAVVAGGSEGVGAAFAHQLADAGLNLVLVARKPGPLAETAEQVRAKGAEVRTLELDLTDPGALKAVRAVTDDVEVGLLIFNAGANSYGHEFVTGDLDRVQGVIDLNITAQLALTHHFGALMRERRRGGIILVGSLAGYMGQAQISVYSAVKAFSRVFAEGLWLELGEHGVHVLELVLGVTRTPAMERAGLRMDLPGLNVAEPGDVAREGLEHLADGPVRIAGGNEETARKRSGFPRAEMVRRAHEATRRMIPPPSS
- a CDS encoding ferredoxin, coding for MTIRPDDRLLDAPMQPLTCRRCGAGVEVRKASWHQTSVQWNAEAAGTCQERRTAGAGVFPGCAALRESIVQAALDGEIAVPEES
- a CDS encoding Rieske 2Fe-2S domain-containing protein, encoding MTAVEAGNDDIRRIEAEAVPTRFARGWHCLGLSEKFKDGRPHTVRAFGQKLVVFRSGDGRLNVLDAYCRHMGGDLSQGTIKGDEIACPFHDWRWGGDGRCKKIPYSRRVPLRARTAAWTTMDQDGLLFVWNDPEGNPPPPEVTIPRMEGATRDDWTDWVWTETVVNTNCREVVDNVVDMAHFFYVHYSFPTYFKNIFEGHVATQIMKGTGRQDTRPPAKDGEPKLLGNDSVASYHGPSFMIDELTYHYDTMDINSVLINAHYPIDANSFVLHSGIIVQRTDKLPGPAADEMARKMSTFILKGFDQDVQIWKNKARIDNPLLCEEDGPVYQLRRWYEQFYVDVADVRPEMVERFEFELDTTRPVEAWKREVEENLARKAAEGRPA
- the hsaA gene encoding 3-hydroxy-9,10-secoandrosta-1,3,5(10)-triene-9,17-dione monooxygenase oxygenase subunit, which produces MSNEVLDAVRTLLPKIAERARSTDEDRRVPAESIRELVQAGVFRMLQPKRYGGAESDPVSFYEVVREISAVCGSTGWTVSVLGVHPWQLALFDEAAQDEVWGSDQDALISSSYAPVGRLVPAEGGYRLSGRWRFSSGCEHASWAMVGGLVLGDQGKPVDFMTVLVPRSDYLIADVWDVIGLRGTGSNDIVVEDAFVPAHRVMRNYEMAQLRGPGQKVNPGPLYRIPFGTVFTTTITAPVIGMAAGCYRSYVTAMRDRVRLSLGGGRFAEDQFAQVAVARAASEIDAAILQTDRNVREVYEHAVRGETIPAELRLRVRRDQVRATERALEAIDILFKTAGGNSLSRGNPIERAWRDAHAGSVHVANDVERALAMYGKGEFGLAVEDNLI
- a CDS encoding alpha/beta hydrolase family protein, coding for MSFPRSRLRALSLAALTAVAIAAPAAAAPVQAADAGAVAGTVPPGLRGTPLSARPLTGAAALPSAARDWYVTYVSEGASGERVTVSGVVSVPATPPPPGGWPVISWAHGTTGTADVCAPSADTADGPAHGYLASVNPTLDAWVAHGFAVVRTDYEGLGTPGGHPYMNGRSAAASVIDMVRAARRVDPRIGRDWFAAGHSQGGHAALFTAAATGERGDVRLRGAIAVAPGGWGYSQTVAYLRAMPGAKDALAFLPTILLGAAAADPAIRPEELVTDEVRPLLDAARTGCMDQVRAVAADTNVSSVFRPGADTGTLTGYLRAQEPAGLKVRVPTLVAQGTADVLVPKQTTDLMVADLCAGAAKVTYRTYAGADHRASVAASFDDALAFARTILAGGTPAPTC